AGAGCTGGGCCACGACGCCAAGCCGATCGTCGTCGACGAGGCGGTCGGGCAGAGCCTGGCACTGCTGTTCGTGCCGCACGTGTGGTGGGCGTTCGGGATCGCATTCGTGCTGTTTCGCATCTTCGACGTCTGGAAGCCGCTCGGTGCGCGTGAGGCTCAGGTGCTGCCGGGCGGATTCGGCATCGTCGCCGACGACGTGATCGCGGGACTCACGAGCTGCGGTGTGTTCCATCTGGGCGCATGGGGGCTGCACCGGCTCGGAATCGGGTAGAGTCCCGGCGCCGCTGCCGCCCTACACTCGGAGTCCCCACCGTGTCCCAGCCGATCCACGAGTTCGTCCGCGACGCCCTGGCGCGCGGCATTCCGCGCGGCGAGATTCGGGCCGCCCTTGCGCACGCGCGCTGGCGCGAGGAAGAGATCGACGCCGCACTGGCGGCGTGGGACGACGCGGCGTTTCCGATCCCGGTTCCGCGCCGCCGCGCGCAGCT
The genomic region above belongs to Candidatus Eisenbacteria bacterium and contains:
- a CDS encoding phosphatidylglycerophosphatase A → MKGLFKFLATLGPSGYAPIAPATAGSFVVAVIGWFLPVPPLAITIGLLVIGTAIAVFLAGEAEKELGHDAKPIVVDEAVGQSLALLFVPHVWWAFGIAFVLFRIFDVWKPLGAREAQVLPGGFGIVADDVIAGLTSCGVFHLGAWGLHRLGIG